The proteins below come from a single Dermacentor albipictus isolate Rhodes 1998 colony chromosome 7, USDA_Dalb.pri_finalv2, whole genome shotgun sequence genomic window:
- the sll gene encoding adenosine 3'-phospho 5'-phosphosulfate transporter 1 → MNINIDETVVRATALTLNSLLGGYASSRSMAPATVISATESGDDSFLAEDNNWLLRLLVNLLGYATIIGPGALIICYVRRTKFLENQGGPLARVLRLFVLGHEPDVKPSLELGGGTEPPRPPSRSFLSEAFVLAYCFLGLQISYLTWGVLQEKIMTQKYYEEVLPSDGQRFGDSQFLVFVNRVLAFTLSGLYLLFTQQPRHLAPVYKYSYCSFSNIMSSWCQYEALKFVAFPTQVLAKASKVIPVMLMGRLVSRKSYDWHEYLLALGISVGMGLFLLSRSSGGSSSSPTSSSLSGLIILASYLVLDSFTSNWQSELFRTYRMSSAQMMCGVNFFSCLLTFVSLLQQGALAASLRFMFRFHAFFYDCLLLSICSATGQLFVFHTIAQFGPVVFVVAMTVRQAVAVLLSCLIYGHRLGALGIVGVLIVFGAVFAKIYLRQRAA, encoded by the exons ATGAACATCAACATCGATGAGACTGTGGTGCGCGCAACGGCACTCACTTTGAATAGTTTGCTAGGCGGCTACGCTAGCAGCCGCTCCATGGCTCCTGCGACGGTGATTTCCGCGACCGAGAGCGGCGACGACAGTTTCTTGGCGGAGGACAACAACTGGCTACTTCGACTGTTGGTGAACTTGCTCGGCTACGCCACCATCATCGGCCCGGGCGCCCTGATCATATGCTATGTGCGCAGGACCAAGTTCTTGGAAAACCAGG GAGGTCCCCTTGCACGCGTACTGCGCTTGTTTGTGCTGGGACATGAGCCGGACGTCAAGCCAAGCCTTGAACTGGGAGGGGGCACCGAACCGCCCCGACCGCCGAGTCGTTCCTTTCTGTCTGAGGCATTTGTGCTGGCCTACTGTTTCCTGGGTCTGCAG ATCTCTTACTTGACCTGGGGCGTGCTACAAGAGAAGATCATGACACAGAAGTATTACGAGGAAGTGCTGCCATCGGATGGACAGCGGTTTGGCGACTCCCAGTTCCTGGTGTTTGTCAACCGCGTGCTGGCGTTCACACTGAGCGGACTGTACCTGCTGTTCACTCAGCAACCGCGGCACCTGGCGCCCGTGTACAAGTACTCCTACTGCTCTTTCTCAAACATCATGAGCAGCTGGTGCCAGTACGAGGCACTCAAGTTCGTCGCCTTCCCCACCCAG GTGCTGGCCAAGGCGTCCAAAGTGATACCTGTCATGCTTATGGGACGCTTGGTGTCTCGCAAGAGCTACGACTGGCATGAGTACCTGCTTGCTCTTGGCATTTCGGTTGGCATGGGCCTGTTCCTTCTCTCCCGATCTTCTGGAGGTTCCTCCTCATCTCCGACGAGCAGTAGCCTGTCCGGACTGATCATCCTCGCCAGTTATCTCGTGCTTGACAGCTTCACGTCCAACTGGCAGTCCGAGCTATTCCGCACATACCGGATGAGCTCGGCCCAGATGATGTGTGGCGTCAACTTCTTCTCGTGCCTGCTGACGTTCGTGTCGCTGCTCCAGCAGGGGGCACTTGCGGCCTCGTTGCGTTTCATGTTCCGCTTCCACGCCTTCTTCTACGACTGCCTTCTGCTCTCCATCTGCTCCGCCACAGGCCAGCTTTTTGTCTTCCACACCATTGCGCAGTTCGGACCCGTCGTCTTTGTGGTGGCCATGACGGTGCGGCAAGCGGTGGCCGTGTTGCTTTCGTGCCTCATCTACGGACACCGCCTAGGTGCGCTTGGCATCGTTGGTGTTCTCATCGTCTTTGGTGCCGTTTTTGCCAAGATCTACCTGCGTCAGCGTGCTGCTTGA